The following proteins are co-located in the Sporolactobacillus pectinivorans genome:
- a CDS encoding SHOCT domain-containing protein, with protein sequence MFRKRQDVFDPSIYRKVFSFPKLQKTTVAIDDNFVHIFRKGANAALTVGLSGEKSIPISSITSVQLKNPGTMTSGYVQFGVLGGLENQGIMNAVRDENSVIFAKKELDQAIDLKRYVEQLIANKNSDSTTIDVADQIRKFAELHDQGILTDEEFDAKKKQLLGL encoded by the coding sequence ATGTTCAGAAAGAGGCAGGACGTGTTCGATCCATCAATATATCGAAAAGTTTTTTCTTTCCCAAAGCTTCAAAAAACGACAGTTGCTATTGATGACAACTTCGTCCACATTTTCCGTAAGGGAGCTAATGCTGCGCTAACGGTTGGGCTGAGTGGAGAGAAATCAATTCCCATTTCGAGCATCACCAGTGTTCAGTTGAAAAATCCCGGGACTATGACCAGTGGATATGTCCAATTCGGAGTTCTGGGCGGACTTGAAAATCAAGGAATTATGAATGCCGTCCGAGATGAAAACTCGGTTATCTTTGCGAAGAAGGAATTAGACCAGGCTATTGATTTGAAGCGATACGTTGAACAGCTGATCGCCAATAAAAACAGTGACTCTACAACCATCGATGTTGCTGACCAGATTAGAAAATTTGCTGAGCTTCATGACCAAGGAATTTTGACTGATGAAGAATTTGATGCCAAGAAAAAACAGTTACTAGGACTATAA